A single window of Populus nigra chromosome 17, ddPopNigr1.1, whole genome shotgun sequence DNA harbors:
- the LOC133677112 gene encoding protein DETOXIFICATION 53, protein MCPGSGGSTDTESRGVIICDDLISKNGGGGDYKNEDTMRVRGEVKFVHGLLRRFSVNGNVESLPLQEVGEEVVSLAKIACPIIMTTLLIFSRSIISMLFLGHLGKNELAGGSLALGFANITGLSVLKGLAMGMDPICGQAYGAKRWSVLGQTYQKTLCLLILVCIPISLLWLNVEPVFIRLGQDPDITHVAKIYLSSCIPELIGQAVLHPMRSFLRTQGLTAPLTVAAVVALILHAPINYFLVIYLKMGVKGVGLALSCNTLNLNLGLLIYVTVSKTPLKPWHGVTALSIFHSWWPLLSLALPSVISVCLEWWWYEIMLFLCGLLRNPKASVAATGILIQTAGIIYSFPFSLSIGVSTRVGHALGAGQPSRAQWTTIIGICLAFTFGLSASVITAALRSVWGKLYTDEPQILDLISTGLPLLGLCELANSPQTAACGVLTGTARPKDGARINLYSFYLVGLPSAILLTFKCKIGFPGLWFGLLAAQICCLCMMLYTVAQTDWRHQAKRAEELTAAMEDNDDDDDDEMGDDLETGLLATVN, encoded by the exons ATGTGCCCTGGTAGTGGTGGCAGTACTGATACAGAATCTCGAGGGGTTATAATTTGTGatgatttgatttcaaaaaatggaggaggaggagactaCAAGAATGAAGATACAATGAGAGTAAGAGGAGAGGTCAAGTTTGTACATGGTCTTCTCAGACGGTTTAGTGTCAATGGAAATGTAGAAAGTTTGCCACTGCAAGAG GTGGGAGAAGAGGTGGTGTCTCTAGCCAAGATAGCATGCCCTATAATAATGACAACTCTGCTTATTTTCTCAAGGTCTATTATATCTATGCTCTTCTTGGGTCATCTTGGGAAAAATGAATTAGCAGGAGGGTCACTAGCACTTGGGTTTGCAAACATCACTGGCCTCTCGGTGCTGAAAGGCTTAGCCATGGGAATGGATCCTATCTGTGGACAAGCGTATGGGGCCAAGAGATGGTCAGTTCTTGGCCAAACCTACCAGAAAACTCTTTGTCTTCTGATTCTTGTTTGTATTCCCATCTCCTTATTATGGCTAAATGTGGAACCAGTCTTTATACGCCTAGGTCAGGATCCAGATATCACTCATGTTGCGAAAATTTATCTGTCCTCCTGCATTCCTGAATTAATAGGTCAAGCTGTTCTTCACCCTATGAGATCCTTCCTTAGAACTCAAGGTTTGACAGCTCCTCTTACTGTAGCTGCAGTAGTTGCATTGATCCTCCACGCTCCAATCAACTACTTTTTGGTAATATACTTGAAGATGGGGGTAAAAGGGGTTGGATTAGCCCTTTCTTGTAACACGTTAAATTTAAACTTAGGCTTGCTGATTTATGTCACAGTTTCCAAAACACCATTGAAACCTTGGCATGGGGTTACAGCTCTCTCAATCTTCCACAGCTGGTGGCCATTGCTATCACTAGCATTACCTAGTGTCATCTCGGTATGCCTGGAGTGGTGGTGGTATGAGATCATGCTGTTTCTTTGTGGCTTACTCCGCAACCCGAAAGCAAGTGTGGCAGCTACAGGCATCCTCATTCAAACAGCGGGTATAATCTACTCGTTTCCATTTTCCCTGAGCATCGGTGTATCTACACGAGTTGGCCATGCATTGGGCGCTGGACAACCGTCTCGTGCGCAATGGACAACAATAATCGGTATCTGTCTCGCGTTCACATTCGGCCTATCTGCATCTGTTATCACAGCAGCCCTGAGATCAGTGTGGGGGAAGCTGTACACCGACGAGCCACAGATTCTTGACTTGATCTCAACCGGACTTCCACTACTCGGGTTATGTGAGCTTGCCAACTCTCCGCAAACAGCTGCCTGCGGAGTTCTAACAGGCACTGCCCGTCCTAAAGATGGCGCACGAATAAACTTATATTCCTTCTACTTGGTCGGATTGCCGTCTGCAATTCTCCTAACTTTCAAATGTAAAATTGGTTTTCCGGGGCTATGGTTTGGGCTACTAGCAGCACAGATTTGCTGTCTATGCATGATGCTGTATACTGTGGCTCAAACAGATTGGAGGCACCAGGCTAAAAGGGCTGAGGAGCTAACTGCAGCTATGgaagataatgatgatgatgacgacgacgaGATGGGGGATGATTTGGAAACAGGATTGCTTGCAACTGTTAATTGA
- the LOC133676669 gene encoding uncharacterized protein LOC133676669, translated as METNRKSRIASVFFFLISLPSVSFAYRPGDIVPMSKMGQYHSSRTVWHDMIGKHCPIFAVNREVLIPIAKPTGYTGSDPYKLSFQVGKEKFLIPWLFVIHRKSSEVPMIDVHLRYSGSDLHGVTAKVIDMPHHYVEIHPDIRQQFWDAERWPKHILVRYTWKEQSEIDVSSGFYVLFGSGLMLSFILSIYILQSSRDKLARFVRETVAESSIPAGGIAKVE; from the exons TTCAGTATTCTTCTTTCTAATTTCACTTCCCTCTGTTTCTTTTGCTTACCGGCCTGGAGACATCGTGCCTATGAGCAAAATGGGTCAATACCACTCG TCAAGAACTGTGTGGCATGACATGATCGGTAAACACTGCCCCATTTTTGCTGTAAATCGTGAG gtgTTGATTCCTATAGCAAAGCCAACTGGTTATACAGGCTCTGATCCCTATAAATT ATCTTTTCAAGTTGGAAAAGAGAAGTTTTTGATTCCTTGGCTTTTTGTTATACATCGAAAAAGTTCTGAGGTTCCAATGATTGATGTGCATTTG AGGTATTCAGGGAGTGATCTGCATGGGGTCACGGCTAAAGTTATAGATATGCCTCACCACT ATGTTGAAATCCATCCAGATATTCGTCAGCAATTCTGGGATGCCGAACGTTGGCCTAAACACATTCTCGTAAGATATACATG GAAGGAACAATCAGAGATAGATGTGAGTTCTGGATTCTACGTTTTGTTTGGATCGG GTTTGATGCTGTCGTTTATTCTCTCAATCTACATCCTGCAGTCATCACGGGACAAATTAGCAAG GTTTGTAAGGGAGACTGTTGCAGAAAGCAGCATTCCTGCGGGAGGAATTGCAAAGGTTGAATGA